The genomic interval GGTCTGCGATATAAATCCAATAGGCTGTGTTGACCAACTCACGGTCTGTCGCCGGTCCAACGCTGAGCCAGTCACCATAGTTGTTGTGAACCTGATTGCGGCGAATGCCATCGGGGTTGCATCGTTCGATATAGTCCATCCATCTGACGAAAGGCTGCCAGCAACGATCCAGCAGATCCTTGTCGCCATAGCGCTGGTAATGCATCCAGCCCATGATGACCGGAGCATCCCCCCAGGCAGGAGCGCCCGGCTGCGGCGTCAGCCGATAAGGATTGAGCGGTTTGGTTGGCGCGACGTCGGGGAAGACACCCTCATCCGACTGGCCGTCGATCAGATCTTCCATCCACTTGGTCAGGAAGGCCGAGATGTCCATGAAATAGCCTGCTGTGCGCCAGAAAACCTGTGCATCCGCAGCCCAGCCATAGCGCTCGTCGCGCTGTGGGCAATCTGTGGGAACAGAGAGGAAGTTATCTCTCTGGCTCCAGAAGATGTTGGACAAAAGCTGATTGACCATCGGGTGGCCGGTTTTCATATGGCCAACAACGGGCGTGTCCGTCTGGATGGCAATTGCGGTCAGCTCGGGTTGCGCATAGGTTTCCCCTTCGACGGTGAGTTCCACATACTGGAAACCGTGGAAGGTGAATTTGGGGTGGAAAATCTCGTTGCCCTTGCCGCTGGCAATATAAATGTCCTCAGATACGGCATAGCGCAGATTCTCGGTATAGAGCCTGCCTTCCGAATCGAGCATTTCACCGTGGCGCAACAGGAAGCGGGTGCCTTCGCGCGCTTCCACATGCATTTCGACATAGCCCGTCAGATTTTGGCCAAAGTCATAGATGGTTGTGTTCGCATCTTGAACAAACAGGGATTTGGGCTCCAGCCGAGCGACTTCTCTGGCTGGTTGGCCGCGCGACGCATCGATTTTTGGTAAGCCCGGTTCGGGAATGATTTCTTCCACCGGTTGCCAATAGGTCGTGTCGATGCCGCACTGACACCAGCCCTCCAACTCCAATCGGGCGTCAACCATTTCTCCGGCCAGAAAATCGGAATAGCAAATTGGTCCCTGTCGGGTCATCCAGTTTTCGTCGGAAATGATCGTCTCAATGTGTCCGTCGGCATATTCCAGTTGAAGCTGGCACAGAAAAGCAGGGCGACCGCCATAATGGTTGCCAGCGCGGCGTTGATTATGTCCGATACGGCCCGAATACCAGCCTTCTCCGATGATTGCGCCAAGGCAGTTTTCGCCGGCGTTGAGCTGATCGGTCACGTCGTGGGTCTGGTATTCGACGCGAGTGTGATAGTCCGTCCAGCCGGGGGCCATCACGTCTTCACCGATGCGCACACCATTGATATAGAATTCATAAAGGCCAAGCGCGGAGAGATAGGCAGTTGCCCGCACGGGGCGCTCCGATAGGGCGATCTCGCGGCGCAAATAGTCTGCGGGGCGGGCCTGAAAGCGATTATCGTACAGATTGTCTTGCGGCACATCCCGTCCGGCAGGCAACACGAAATAGCGCCCGATCCAGTGAGCCTGCCACTGGTTCTGGGCCAGCCCTGTGAATAGCTCTGCCGGTTCGGCCAAAGCACCGGGTTTGTCGTCTTGATCCCAAACCTGAACGCTCCACCAAAGATGGGCGTCTGGCGGGAAAATCAGTGTCTCATCGGCATAAACGAAATTGTCTTCCCCGACGCATTTGCCCGAATCCCAGATGAGGTTGCCGCCTTCGCGTACGTCTTTTTCAGAAGCGCCGATCACAATTCGCCATGCGGTCTGGCGCGAAGGGCTCTGAGCCGAATGTGCGCACTCAAGCGCCCAGCCGAAGAATGGCGGGCGGCTGTTCAACCCTGACACGCGCGCGAGATGCTGGCATCGCAGGTTTGTGGCAAGCAGCGATCCGTCTTGCCCGATAATTGGTAAAGTCACCTAAAGCTCCGTCGCCCTCTGTCGAGCATGAGAGATGTGAATATCCATCGCCTCAATGGCAGCCGCTGTGTCGCGCTTGGCGATGGCGTCAATAATAGCCAGGTGGTCGGTGAAGGTGTGAGGCAGCAGCAGTTCGGTCAAGCTGATTCGATCATGGCGGATCAACCTGATGCGGATTGCGTTAATATTGTAGGCCTGAATGAGAATTTCATTGTTGGTCAGGCGGATCAATACATTGTGGAAATCTGTGTCGATCTGCTGTCCACGTTTCAAAACGGCCTCGGACAGCCCGGTCTCCACAGCTTTTACAATGTTGAGATGAGCTTGGCGCTGCTCTTCCAGAACGCTATCCGGCATCTTCTTGACCGCATGCATGACCGCTTCCCGCTCCAGAGCAGCGCGCATCTGGAAGGCATCGCGTATCATCGGAAGATCAATGGCCGTGATCTGGATCCCACGCTGGGGAACGACGGTTATAAGACCTTCCGATTCCAGACGTGGTAGCAGTTCGCGCAATGCGCCAATCGACAAATTCATCAGCTTGACCAGATCTTTCTGGCTAACAAGCTGACCGGATTTCAACTTGCCATCAAAGAGGGCAGCTTGAAAGAGTTCATAGGCTGTTTCCTTGACACTGCGAGAAGTATCGGCGTGTTCTGTCATCGCGCGACCTGCTATCACTTCAATTTCCTTTCACCACGGCGTTTCTAAAGAGCCTTTTCAGCCTCCGCCAATGCAGCTTCAATGGCTGCCAACTTGTCGGAAGACAGGGGCTCCATAGGGGGCATGGTGCGAGCGAAAGCAGGGTTGCCATAAACCTTGGCCATCAGAGCTTTCAGCACATTCAGACCGCCATTTCCGTCCACTGTCTCAATACGCATTGTGGCGCGTTTCACGAAGCCTTCCGAAACGCCACCAAGATACAGCTGCACGCAGTCCTTTGCAAACGGGTTTGTCATGCCGCCGATCATGCCTGCGCCACCAGCATCCACCATATCGCGCAGAATTGCGTCGCTGCCGGTGAAAATGGAAAGCTCAGGGAATGCCTTGATCAGTTCAAGACCACCGGGCAGATTGCCCGTGGAGTCTTTGATGCCAACCACAAGAGATCCGATGCGGTTCTGAACGGCTTTCACCTGTTCAACGCTGAACGGAATGCCGCTGAAATGCGGGAAATTATAAAGAACGATGTCGAGGCCGGGGTTACCCGCTTTCTTGACAAGGGCTTCATAATAATCCGCAACGCCTTCTACTCCGGCACTGCGGTAGTAGAAAGGTGGGATAATGAGGGCTGCTCTGCATCCCAGCTTGTGAGCTTCCACATACATGGAAACAGCGTCATCAAGTGATGATGTCATAACACCAGGGATCTGGCGTGACATATCCGCGCCCATGTCGGCGAGTTTGCGCAGCGCTTCAAGCTTTTGGCGCACCGACAACGAGGGCCCTTCCCCTGTTGTTCCAAAAACGGACGTGTAGGCACACCCCGCTTCAAGCAGGGCATCGCAATGCCGTTTCAGTTGTTCGATATCTATTTCATAATCCTCGGTGAACGGCGTAATCGCCGCGCCGACGACACCCTTAAGGTCGGAATTTTCCAACATCAGGTGCAGCCTCCCATAAAAATTTCAGTCGAATGTAGTATACTCGATTTGATAACTGATACAATAAGTGTTAATATCAGCTAGTCAAACAAATTTCTTCGCGCTAATGTTTCTCGTGGAGCTATTCCTATACACCGGGGCTGGAGGGTTCTGGTGTGTGACCATTCTATGTTCGGGAGGACACAAACATGATTTCACGTGGTATCGCGGCTGCTCTCCTCTGCTGCACTTTCATTGCTGCACCAGCTGTGGCTCAAGACAAGCTCACCATCAAATACACCACGGCTTCGGTTCCTTCGGACCTGCATACCAAAGCAATGCATGTCTTCAAGGAAGAGTTGGAAAAGAAAGTGCCGGGCCGCTTTGACGTTCAGCTCTATGATTCCGGTACCCTGTTTGCTCAAGGCGCTGACCTTGATGCTTTGCAGCGTGGCAATGCGGAAATGACCTATTTGTCATTCCAGTTGATCGCGGACAATCTGCCTCAGTATAGCGTGCTGACGGCTGGCTACCTGTTCCAGAATGCCAAGCATTATCGTACCTTCCTGAATTCGGATCTGGGTGCCGAACTGAAAGAAGCCGTATCCAACGATATGGACGTACAGCTGCTCGATACTTGCTATCTTGGTACACGCGAGCTGAACCTGCGTGCTGAAAAAGACATTCAGACCCCTGATGATCTGAAAGGCATCAAGCTGCGCATGCCGGGCTCCGATGCATGGTTGTTCCTTGGTCAGGCTCTGGGTGCAAGCCCCACTCCGCTGCCATTCGGCGAAGTTTATCTTGGCTT from uncultured Cohaesibacter sp. carries:
- a CDS encoding dihydrodipicolinate synthase family protein, with the translated sequence MLENSDLKGVVGAAITPFTEDYEIDIEQLKRHCDALLEAGCAYTSVFGTTGEGPSLSVRQKLEALRKLADMGADMSRQIPGVMTSSLDDAVSMYVEAHKLGCRAALIIPPFYYRSAGVEGVADYYEALVKKAGNPGLDIVLYNFPHFSGIPFSVEQVKAVQNRIGSLVVGIKDSTGNLPGGLELIKAFPELSIFTGSDAILRDMVDAGGAGMIGGMTNPFAKDCVQLYLGGVSEGFVKRATMRIETVDGNGGLNVLKALMAKVYGNPAFARTMPPMEPLSSDKLAAIEAALAEAEKAL
- a CDS encoding GntR family transcriptional regulator; translation: MIAGRAMTEHADTSRSVKETAYELFQAALFDGKLKSGQLVSQKDLVKLMNLSIGALRELLPRLESEGLITVVPQRGIQITAIDLPMIRDAFQMRAALEREAVMHAVKKMPDSVLEEQRQAHLNIVKAVETGLSEAVLKRGQQIDTDFHNVLIRLTNNEILIQAYNINAIRIRLIRHDRISLTELLLPHTFTDHLAIIDAIAKRDTAAAIEAMDIHISHARQRATEL
- a CDS encoding family 78 glycoside hydrolase catalytic domain, encoding MTLPIIGQDGSLLATNLRCQHLARVSGLNSRPPFFGWALECAHSAQSPSRQTAWRIVIGASEKDVREGGNLIWDSGKCVGEDNFVYADETLIFPPDAHLWWSVQVWDQDDKPGALAEPAELFTGLAQNQWQAHWIGRYFVLPAGRDVPQDNLYDNRFQARPADYLRREIALSERPVRATAYLSALGLYEFYINGVRIGEDVMAPGWTDYHTRVEYQTHDVTDQLNAGENCLGAIIGEGWYSGRIGHNQRRAGNHYGGRPAFLCQLQLEYADGHIETIISDENWMTRQGPICYSDFLAGEMVDARLELEGWCQCGIDTTYWQPVEEIIPEPGLPKIDASRGQPAREVARLEPKSLFVQDANTTIYDFGQNLTGYVEMHVEAREGTRFLLRHGEMLDSEGRLYTENLRYAVSEDIYIASGKGNEIFHPKFTFHGFQYVELTVEGETYAQPELTAIAIQTDTPVVGHMKTGHPMVNQLLSNIFWSQRDNFLSVPTDCPQRDERYGWAADAQVFWRTAGYFMDISAFLTKWMEDLIDGQSDEGVFPDVAPTKPLNPYRLTPQPGAPAWGDAPVIMGWMHYQRYGDKDLLDRCWQPFVRWMDYIERCNPDGIRRNQVHNNYGDWLSVGPATDRELVNTAYWIYIADLMADIAAALERESEPWIALGKRLRAAFTKAFLADDGRLKGDTQTAYLLALDFDILPEEAKERAAQRLVELIEQAGGHLQTGFLGVRHLCPVLSDNGAEELAVSLLLKDTYPSWGFSIKHGATSIWERWDGWTEEKGFQSKAMNSFNHYAYGSVGEWIWSRLAGIDWDESAPGFRSVIMRPIFDKRIGFVEATHDAHTGRITSNWHFEENEIHWEVALPPSVNAKVTLPGDMTSDLGSEFTLEPGHHVIRAYPL
- a CDS encoding sialic acid TRAP transporter substrate-binding protein SiaP; this encodes MISRGIAAALLCCTFIAAPAVAQDKLTIKYTTASVPSDLHTKAMHVFKEELEKKVPGRFDVQLYDSGTLFAQGADLDALQRGNAEMTYLSFQLIADNLPQYSVLTAGYLFQNAKHYRTFLNSDLGAELKEAVSNDMDVQLLDTCYLGTRELNLRAEKDIQTPDDLKGIKLRMPGSDAWLFLGQALGASPTPLPFGEVYLGLQTGTIDAQDNPLPTVEAAKFYEVTKQITLTDHLVDGLNIAVNNQTWEQLNESEKAAMVEAAQASCDWNNEQRYKEEARLIDFFKEEGLKVTTPDVDAFRKHVQDFYFSSDRSKNWPEGWVEKINAMAE